DNA sequence from the Terriglobia bacterium genome:
GCTTACGCCGCCGGAAGCACAAAGCAAGCAGTGGCGCAACCTCACCTTCGTGGCAAAAATGGAAATGCCCTCCGCCGAAGAACTCAAGAAGTATATCTATGACTGGAACCGGGCCAAGGCCGAGAAGGAGGCAAGCCTTCCTCCTATCCGCATCAACCTGCCTCCCACGAACACGAATGATTTTCCTCCGCGGCTGCCGAAGCCTCGACTCGACAATCCTCCCATCCCGGGCAATCTGCCCATCCCAGTGACGGCAATACCGGCCGTGTCAGCACCACCCGCTACCAGCGGCGATGCTGGAGGAGACACCAAAAAGGCGCCGCCGACCGGCGTGACGGACGTGGCACCAAAGACGATTCCTAAGGGCGTAGGCGACGCTCCTGCTCAGCCTCCGGGTTCCATGACGACATCCGGTTCCACAACCGCATCCCAGGCTGCCGCACAGGGTGCGGGTGGGAAGGCTGTCAAAGATCCGGGACAGGAAATTAGGGGTGGAGGTGACTATCTCTTCGACACCAAAGGATTTAATTTCGACGAATACGGCAAGCTCGTCAAAGCCCTTATCGAACAAAAATGGCAGATCCCCTCGAACCTG
Encoded proteins:
- a CDS encoding TonB C-terminal domain-containing protein, with the translated sequence MFEYAIGHYQKHPPSRRLLASWVASILGHALAVLILYLNPQLLQGGSYLWFRQPVLTPPEAQSKQWRNLTFVAKMEMPSAEELKKYIYDWNRAKAEKEASLPPIRINLPPTNTNDFPPRLPKPRLDNPPIPGNLPIPVTAIPAVSAPPATSGDAGGDTKKAPPTGVTDVAPKTIPKGVGDAPAQPPGSMTTSGSTTASQAAAQGAGGKAVKDPGQEIRGGGDYLFDTKGFNFDEYGKLVKALIEQKWQIPSNLRDSQGSTTIVFYITKNGQVILAGIEGKGSGNLSLDYAALSAVWLANPLPPLPKNFPADRVGARFIFAYNERK